One window of Prionailurus bengalensis isolate Pbe53 chromosome B1, Fcat_Pben_1.1_paternal_pri, whole genome shotgun sequence genomic DNA carries:
- the LOC122471896 gene encoding pro-neuregulin-3, membrane-bound isoform-like: MEIYSPDMSEGAAERSSSPSTQLSADPSLDGLPAAEDMPETQTEDGRTSGLMGLAAPCCVCLEAERLRGCLNSEKICIVPILACLVSLCLCIAGLKWVFVDKIFEYDSPTHLDPGGLGQDPIISLDPTAASAVWVASEAYTSPVSRAQSETEVQVTVQVDNAVVSSEPSAVPTPKNRIFAFSFLPSTAASFPFPTRNPEVRTPKSATQPQTTETNLQTAPKLYVSFFARQTGAVQFNNL, encoded by the exons ATGGAGATTTATTCCCCAGACATGTCCGAGGGAGCCGCCGAGAGgtcctccagcccctccactcAGCTGAGTGCAGACCCATCTCTTGACGGGCTTCCGGCAGCAGAAGACATGCCAGAGACCCAGACTGAAGATGGGCGAACCTCCGGACTCATGGGCCTGGCAGCTCCCTGCTGTGTCTGCCTGGAAGCTGAGCGCCTGAGAGGTTGCCTCAACTCGGAGAAAATCTGCATTGTCCCCATTCTGGCTTGCCTAGTCAGCCTCTGCCTCTGCATTGCTGGCCTCAAGTGGGTATTTGTGGACAAGATATTTGAGTATGACTCTCCTACTCACCTTGACCCTGGGGGGTTAGGCCAGGACCCTATTATTTCTCTGGATCCAACCGCTGCCTCAGCTGTGTGGGTAGCATCTGAGGCATACACTTCACCTGTCTCTAGGGCTCAATCTGAAACTGAGGTTCAAGTTACAGTGCAAGTTGACAATGCCGTTGTGTCCTCTGAACCTTCAGCGGTCCCGACCCCGAAGAAtcgtatttttgctttttctttcctgccGTCCACTGCAgcatccttccctttccccactcgGAACCCTGAGGTGAGAACACCCAAGTCAGCAACTCAGCCACAAACAACAGAAACTAATCTCCAAACTGCTCCTAAACTTT acgtGTCTTTTTTTGCCCGTCAGACCGGAGCAGTGCAGTTTAATAACCTGTGA